The proteins below are encoded in one region of Thermodesulfobacteriota bacterium:
- the hgcA gene encoding mercury methylation corrinoid protein HgcA, whose translation MTNECECKCACGGTAAGSNAAKAPRVSTQLTLTDRIGAIKVRWGIGRMSYRVVPGLYAVGDPQAESPVLVSANYKMSFDRLRRVLSGRNAWILVLDTDGVNVWCSAGKGTFGTEEIVRRVQLCAVDRVVSHRTLVVPQLGAPGVSAHEVRRRCGFRVEYGPVRAEDLPAFLDAGMKATPGMRRVRFGLRDRIVLIPVELVTGAKYALLLSAVFLLLGGLGAGGYSLAGIRTTGVEGAALVLGAFLGGGILGPILLPWLPGRAFSVKGAVLGLVFAAGPGIYSLLGNGLATSWLHAATWLALAPALTSFVVMNFTGASTFTSLSGVQREMRYALPMQAAFAVIGLGFWLSGLFVA comes from the coding sequence ATGACGAACGAATGCGAATGCAAGTGCGCTTGCGGCGGGACTGCCGCCGGATCGAACGCCGCCAAGGCGCCTCGCGTGAGTACGCAGTTGACGCTCACCGACCGCATCGGCGCCATCAAGGTGCGCTGGGGCATCGGGCGCATGAGCTATCGCGTGGTGCCCGGACTGTACGCCGTCGGCGACCCCCAGGCGGAATCGCCGGTGCTCGTATCCGCCAACTACAAGATGAGCTTCGACCGCCTGCGCAGAGTGCTGTCCGGCCGGAACGCGTGGATCCTGGTGCTGGACACCGACGGCGTGAACGTCTGGTGCTCGGCGGGGAAGGGAACGTTCGGCACCGAAGAGATCGTGCGGCGCGTGCAGCTTTGCGCGGTCGATCGGGTCGTGTCGCATCGCACGCTCGTGGTTCCGCAGCTCGGCGCCCCGGGAGTGAGCGCGCACGAGGTGCGCAGGCGCTGCGGATTCCGGGTGGAATACGGGCCGGTGCGGGCCGAGGATCTGCCGGCGTTCCTGGATGCCGGGATGAAGGCGACTCCCGGGATGCGAAGGGTCCGGTTCGGGCTGCGCGACCGGATCGTCCTGATTCCCGTCGAGCTGGTCACGGGGGCGAAATACGCGTTGCTCCTTTCGGCGGTTTTCCTGCTGCTGGGAGGTTTGGGGGCAGGCGGTTACTCCCTGGCCGGAATCCGCACGACCGGCGTTGAGGGAGCCGCCTTGGTGCTGGGGGCGTTCCTCGGCGGCGGCATCCTCGGGCCCATTCTTCTTCCATGGCTTCCGGGGCGGGCGTTTTCCGTCAAGGGCGCCGTCCTGGGGCTTGTTTTCGCCGCGGGACCGGGGATTTACTCGCTGCTCGGCAACGGCCTGGCCACGTCATGGCTTCATGCGGCGACTTGGCTCGCGCTGGCGCCGGCGTTGACAAGCTTCGTGGTGATGAACTTCACCGGCGCGTCGACGTTTACTTCCTTGAGCGGGGTGCAGCGCGAAATGCGTTATGCCT
- the hgcC gene encoding HgcAB-associated protein HgcC, producing the protein MDKKTPGASCCGPGGKAFAGCRVESLITIDERGQMVLPKELRDRAGIKGGDKLAVIGWEKEGKVCCLSLIKVEELSGMVKGVLGPLMGGTP; encoded by the coding sequence ATGGACAAAAAGACACCAGGCGCGTCCTGCTGCGGGCCGGGAGGGAAGGCGTTTGCCGGCTGCCGCGTCGAGTCGCTCATCACGATCGACGAACGCGGCCAGATGGTGCTTCCCAAGGAGCTGCGCGACCGGGCGGGGATCAAGGGGGGCGACAAGCTGGCCGTGATCGGCTGGGAGAAGGAAGGGAAGGTTTGCTGCCTGTCGCTCATCAAGGTGGAGGAGCTCAGCGGAATGGTCAAGGGTGTGCTGGGGCCGCTGATGGGCGGGACGCCATGA
- a CDS encoding tetratricopeptide repeat protein → MNRNAAFLVSWLSTLALFAGCAATQHDLLYKGMAQYEAGRYDEAVATLTIAAGTPGHELPWIYKMRAGAYMKLGRFDLALADLERFFPGAADNEDAAHGHLMVGDIHFASGRFDRADSEYEKALDLKPVKWKPNTMKGLNDVDEVWFRKEAQRYVASPSKTDLPEEARKYRVKAETAVGRKAFAEAADYYRDALGIAPWWPEGHYNRALILAELGRYGSAGREMKRYLLLSPDAPDARAAQDKIYEWEALAEGRK, encoded by the coding sequence ATGAATCGCAACGCAGCGTTTCTTGTATCGTGGTTGTCGACCTTGGCCCTCTTTGCCGGGTGCGCCGCGACGCAGCACGATCTTCTATATAAGGGGATGGCGCAGTACGAGGCGGGCCGCTATGACGAAGCGGTCGCCACGCTGACGATAGCCGCCGGGACGCCGGGGCATGAGCTCCCGTGGATCTACAAGATGAGGGCGGGCGCGTACATGAAGCTCGGCAGGTTCGACCTCGCGTTGGCCGACCTGGAGAGGTTCTTCCCCGGCGCCGCCGACAACGAAGACGCTGCGCACGGCCACCTGATGGTAGGGGACATCCACTTCGCTTCGGGACGCTTCGACCGGGCCGATTCGGAGTACGAGAAGGCGCTCGACCTGAAACCGGTGAAGTGGAAGCCCAACACGATGAAAGGCCTCAACGACGTCGACGAGGTCTGGTTCAGGAAGGAGGCGCAGCGATACGTTGCTTCTCCGTCGAAAACGGATCTTCCGGAAGAAGCCCGGAAATACCGGGTCAAGGCGGAGACCGCCGTCGGCCGGAAGGCGTTCGCGGAAGCGGCAGACTATTATCGGGATGCTCTTGGGATCGCCCCATGGTGGCCGGAAGGACATTACAATCGGGCGCTCATCCTTGCCGAGCTGGGACGGTACGGTTCCGCCGGACGGGAGATGAAGCGCTACCTGCTCCTTTCTCCGGACGCCCCCGACGCCCGGGCCGCGCAAGACAAGATCTACGAATGGGAAGCGCTTGCAGAGGGGAGGAAATAA